Below is a genomic region from Medicago truncatula cultivar Jemalong A17 chromosome 3, MtrunA17r5.0-ANR, whole genome shotgun sequence.
GTGTCCGCGACCTCGTTGTTCTTTACCCTTAGCTATGTTTATAAAGGAATACGATGCATACATTTTTCCTTCAAGGAAACACCTATTATAGCTCATTTCTCTGACAATTGGGGCATCAACAAGTTGCTCCTCGTAGAATTCTTTATTTGGGAACAAGCTGATGGATGGATGCATCCTATACTGAGTATTAAGAAGATGCTTCTTGTATCCCAACGATACCAGCCTCTCAAACAAACTTCTTCCATATCCAGCCTCTTCAGTAACCTTTAGAGTTGATAGTTATAATCATGTAAGAAAATATTCTTAAATGATGGACACTATCCAAATCGCAAAAAATGACAGAAAAACAATTACCGTGCTTTTGACCACTGCAGGAAGTTGTCTCTCATCACCTATGAGGACAGCATGGTGGAGACCTGGCAGCTGTAATGGAATGGCTGATTCACATTCTTTTAGCTGAGCTGCTTCATCAATAACTAGAAATTTTATCGGTGTCATTCCTTCTGTGAAAAGTCTAGTAGAACTTGATGCAGTACAGAAAATCAGGCTTGCATTCATCAAGCAAAATTTTtctatttcatatttttcaGTTATGTTTGGAAGTGAAATCTTCTTAAGAAGTGATCTTAGTAAGCAAACGCAGTCTTCCGTTGTGTTGTTTAACCTTCCAAGGCAGTCAAAAATGCTTTCTCCATCTCCATGATCGTCGAGAGTTTGTTTCAACTTGGCTTTACACATGGAGCTTTCAAGAGATGTTAGCAAATCAAGAGCTATAGGAATTTTCTTCATCTCCTCAAATGGAAATAAAGATGTTGGTAGGTGTGTATACAAGGTTTTCTTACATAACTTGAGCTCCGCTACAATGGAACTGAATCTCATCTTAACAAATTGCTCAAATGTCATGATACTATTCTTTTTATCTTCCTTATATGAATGGTATTCCTTCTTCACAAATTGCGCTAACGTCAGAGGATCATCATTCTTCTCATGCTGCTTGTATGAACTATATGCAAGTTCAACCTCTTCGTGTTTTAGCATTGTAAATTGTTCTAATGACATAATACTATTTTCTGCATCAAGCTTATACATACCATATTTCTTTGAGGGGTTCTCAAGCAATGCGATCATTGATTCTAAGTAATGTTTCCATCCAGTGAATGGAGCAAAACACCTCAAAAGATTACTTACGCGATAATCAAGAAAGATATCCTGGAGGCATCGGTAACAGTCGACTTTCATTCGAGACCTGTTGCCGAATATCACTATGTCACCAAGGCCATATGTATCAACATCATGCTCAAGTGACTTCTCAACTAAATTCTGCAAGCGAGCAGCCACTTCCAACACTGCAGTATTAGTTGGAGCACATGTTAATGTTCTGGCTTTAAACTTGAGCAGGGAAAATAACAAGGAAGCCACTGTCTTTGTTTTGCCGGTCCCTGGTGGGCCCCAAATAAGTTTAATAGTGTCACTATGATGACATTCCCTCATGGAAACAGAGCTTAAAACTGCATCTTTTTGGGATTCATTCAGATTCTCAGACTGGATCATGGTATGTACTTTAGAACAAGCAGCAATATCAATATGGTTTTCCCCATAAATACAAAGTTGACAGTTTTCTCCGTTCTGCAAAATACGTAGTAAACATGAGttagttaataaaaaaagtaagcATGTTTCCTTTATAGCTATAAATACAGATAAAGAGAGAATCTAACGACAAAAGAATTTTGATCCAGCTTTTCAAGGGTTCAATTAGCGAATAAAGATTCTCttcaattttcagaaaaaataaagattcgTCACTAGAGCTTAGGTGTGTAAAGGATCATATGATATGGTATCATGCTACTTGTGCATCTATCTAATGCATATAAACATTTCTAGGAAAAATTTAATATTGGTAATTAACAAGTTACACAATTCGTAAATATGATAAAGTAgtatattatttataagaacACTCGTTAGGAAATTAGTGATTCTTACATTTGAATCAGCTTGCAGCACCTTTTTAATCATGTTCATCTTTGCACCTTCCAATTCTGAGTTCAAGGCTTTCCAAATGCGAATATTTGTTGTCAGATTTAAAAGATAGACAGCATAAAGCTTTGGTGCATTATTGCTCCTCAAGTAATTAGAGTCAACCTCCATGTCAATGCATTTGGAAGACAGAATTGATATTTCGCCACTACTTTCTTTTGATCCATAAACATAAGCAATGTGATAATATCTTCTTGGCCTGTTTAAGTCTTCGACAGTTTTCGGTTTGAAGTCTGTCAATGCAATGAGATCTCCAACCTCTGGCTGATATGGTCCTACATCTTCTGTATCATTCTTAGTTCTGCTCACCGAGATTTGATAAAGCAGGAACTTGGATGATATGAAGCTTTTGGATCTTTCAGGCGTAGCTATCAATATCTCACAAAAAGGAGCCCGGTTCACGCCATACAAGCTTGAAGACAGATCACTATGAGTTTCCTCAACCAATGAAGGAATAAAGGAGTTTAAGTAATTTGTTACTGTCATGAATGTATGTGGGATCTTCTCCACCTGCGATATAAAGAATAATGTTTTAGGCTACATGTTTTGATAAAGTGTCTTTAGAGGGACACAACAGTTTTTAACATATCGATTTATAGCGGACGCAAGAACTTCCGGTTTCACCAGTTAAATAGATTTGATAtcatatctatactatatataaagagaatacaTGAATTTGGACCGaattttttcttgcataaagtGTAATATATTATTGAAATTCATTCtaactaaagaaagaaaaaccttGTGCCTGCAGAAGTTTTGGTTGCGAACATCGTTGAAAGTCCAAGAAAATACAATTTCCACCAAACTTGCAAGATCAAGATCTTCCCTCTCAACATTAAAACTCATCTCTATAATTTGCTCCTTTTTATGACCACTTCTTTATCAACAATGTACACTCAAAGCTTCTTTTTATACATGTGTGTGGATGAACCAAAACACAAGGACAGACATATAAAAAGAATTTCTTAGAGATGAAGAAACTAAATAGTTAACACAAAACTTGCTCATCAGGTATACCATAGTTTGTTTCATAGTACTACTAATAATGAAAGTGAAAAGAAGATTCTCCTCGTATATTAATTTAATGGAACTTTATTGTACGGTCATAAAAAGTAACATGACGTATATAATAAACGTCACAACTAAAGGAATAACAAgtgttaaaaatattaataaaggtGGCATGGAATGGTTATAAATGATTATAGTTATAATTATACAGTGAAAAGCAAAGCATGCTACAAGACAAAGGTGCAAAGAAATTGACGTCAAGTCAATTACATTATTTGATTTGAGCATGGAAAAGTGGTCGGCTACTTGGTTTCATGCAATAGTATTGGTTACTTCCTAGCAATTTGATGGAATGCCAAAGGAAGCTACCTAAAAGGAAAGTATAATGCTGAAAAAACTACTATGATATATGGTGTAGAAGACTGGTAATTTCCATTACATAATGTTGTGGGGTTATATATTTCCATTAGTTTGGTTACTTTAATGGAAATTGTTGAAAACCAACTATTGATATTACTCTCCTCTCGACTTTTTAATGAAAGAAacttaaattacatttttaatttttcttttgttaaagtATACACTTCAATCACTTAAAAGTGAATATATAGAGTAAATTGCGCTTCGTTcctcactactaaaaaaacaaaatttagtgAGGTAAaacgtaaaatccctctctaattccgtcactaaattttgcaaccaaggaatttgtgaggaatttcattttttccgtcactaattttccTCGCTAATTTTACTatgttaaaatttcaataagTATTCTTCCAgtaaaaacacataaataaatattcttgcGATAACAATTAACTTTAAGACAGTCaaagtttggtttggtttgatttgtaaTTAAGGAGTTGGCTCATAATTTACAAAGGCGTGAGATAACCTCTCATCGCGGACGTAAAGATCTCTTTGATGAGTGATATGTAAGAACTTTTAAATCTTTAGATTTATTGATTCCGATAAACCGTCGAAATCCAAATCAcgtaaactttattttataaaaaaagatactTTAAGCCaccatttttatgatttttttttcattataaatttCAATATAATGATTACTACTAACTATGAATgttctagtaaaaaaaaactaacatttacTCAGAAAAACTTATAATTTGTGCTCGTAGAATATAAAATTCAGTtttaaagagattttttttaaactttattaattttttcaagttttaaaacaaaatcgAGAGAGAAATATGCATATTAATGACATATTAATCGAGATAGAATCTAAAACAACATATTAATGACACTATGACTctaaaatagagagagaaatatgCATTAGAAGTTTGGTTAAGGAGATGAGTGTACATTTTATATTAGAAGGGAGGGggacataatatatatacaatCTTAAATTGGAGGTAATATAATTCTTTTGCATATTTTAGAAAAGTATAATTTAATCACATTAAGGAAAGTAGGGTGTAACTTACtctaaaagtgagttgaaacAAAATCGAGTAAACCATTAAAATGATCCATGTATTTGTAAGTCACTCTCAAATTAATCCATGACTCTATTGATATTTCAAACTACTCCATGTCTGTGtcaaaaatttctcaattaggTCATTCGTCATGggacaaaaacataaaagataatgatctaattgagaaacttttgacaaaaaagagactagtttgaaatattaatagagtcGAGAAATAGATTGAGAATGACTTATATATGAATAGGAACCATTTTAGCGGTTTACTCAAATAAAACCcaataaagtaaatatatatgaattaagAGACAAATTCAGATTCAATGCAATGCATGATCCTCCCTCTTGGCATTAAAACTCATCTCCGTACTTGGCTACTTTTTATGACAACTTCTTTCTCAACAAGGCCATCAAAAGCATGTAGCAGCAATGTCCACTCAATGCTTCTTTTTATACATGGAAGGACAGACATATAAAGAATTTCTTAGACATGAAGGAACTAAATAGTTATCACAAACTAAACTAGCCCAGTTTGCCACACCAATAAAGTGAATATAATATGAATTAAGAAAGAGATTCAGGGCATGATCCTGCTAGTGTGGCAAACTTGACTAGTCCAGTTTGCCAAAACAGTGAAATGTAATTTCCAGCAGTGGCAGCGGAAGGGGCTAGGTGACAACGGTGGTGGTTGAAGGACGTAGTGGTAGAGGAGGGTGTTAGGAATTGATGGCAACGTGCGTAGGATGGAAGGTTTCAGGTGACAAACATTGGTTGGGATCAGGTGATTACATACAAAAACACGAGAAAATATGAAGTAAACAAAGACAACACCTGATTGTTCTTATTTTCTTGTTCTAAAGAGTAGGAAATAATAACTTTTGAGAACAAATACCTgttcaaacaacttttttttttttttttttttcatcttttaaaagcaaaaaataaatatataatcaaacacaccctaaaaagATCAGAACGTTTCATCTCATATAAGGTGATCAATGCACATGTATCTGTTGCACCAACCTAATGCCTAATTGACTACTCAAATAGCCATATACTACAGAAAACTATCACTTGTTTTGATGAGTGGAGGTCATCCAAAGACAATTTCAGAAAAGTGAGTAGGAAACATGCCAATTTGTATGGTAAATGGTATGATACTGAAAAATACACCTGAAAACATCAAAGCAAATCCAAGTTTCTCATACTATTTTTGCTTCTTCCTTGTCATATCCAAATGGAATCTTAAATTGAACTAGGAATGAAAATCCAATTTATATAGAACCAATGCAAACCCAAAAAAGGCAAATGTTTTACTTCATATATTGCTGCCTTTATGCGTATATACAGTAAATTCTTCTAGACGAAATATACACATGTGGTTTGTGAATACTAGGTGTCTGTGTGCCTAAAAACATACAGCTTTGATCTCTTAACTGTTGAATTGATTCAACAAGTGACAGAAGAGCACGGCGACACTATAGAGGATCCAAGTCATGGAAAATATGTGATTGGCTCAGGATGTACTATTTCAAACTCCAGGAAATTATTCTAGGTACATTTCTGTCACCCAGTATTGGCTCCTTTAAAGTACTGGCGGTCCAAGAGATAAGTGCAGAGCTTTAACCATTGATCAATGATCAACAATATAGATTTTGGCTTCATAACTTGTAATATATGTGCATGTATTTAATCTCAATCGCTGAATTATAACCCCACATTTTACCCTGTAAAGTGTATCCTTCACTTCAGAGGGAGTCAAATCCCTCGTCCTAAGCAATGTTACAATAAACTGATCAAGACTAGGCAGACCTTGCGGTTCCCGTTGCAGCAGATGCCTttcaaaacatgaaattttagGTTTGCTTTCCAAACCAAAGCTGTATGGTATATGATCCCAAAATCCAATATTTCTGAAAATGGAAAagtaaaaagaataaataatgtGAAAGCGCATGAAGAAACCTGATTGGAAAGTTCATAAATAAATCGCTCAAATGTGCAAGAGACCCTAATCTTGATTTACTATTAAGTTTCAAGATGGACATATAAGCTAGGAACAAAGGTcaatatctcattttcattaattaaaGTAAAAGCCTACTTCATAATTTAGAattatgtacaaaaaaaatctaaaataagaCATGGCCATGAAATTGCAGTTCCAAAAAAGGCAAGAACAAACTTGCTTGTGACTTGACTGAATTTGAGACCATAGTTTTCTAATATCTCTTTGTACTTGCATTACACTAATCTATTCTATATCGTAAAAGCCTACAAAAATAATATGCATATTAGCTTACATATAActgaattttctttattttttcaaagaaaggAGAGGTTTTGTAGTAGGGACAAAATTCAAGAGAGGTGAGAAGAGGGTAATATACcaattcattcaaatttaaaCATCCCTCAGTTGGAGCGAATCAAATTGGTTGCATATTAACTGCATTGGATCATCTTGTGGCAGATTATGATTGGTTTGATTATTCAAATTAGCCGGCCATCTCAATGGAACCACAAAATCCCTGCGGTAACTGATTATATTAGCACTTATACTTCAAATCACTTTTCCACTATTGTTAAAAATGTGAAGCTAATCATGCAATTAGTAGTAGAGTCATACCTATTAGAACACCTGATTTTGCAGCATCTCTGAATATCAACAGAATAACTCCTGCAAAAGATGTCAATATCCCTCACCATCTTGGATACCTCGGATAATGGCAAAACATCCCAAAGCTTCAAAATCTGAACATAATCTGAATTTTCCTCAAGAATGTCAATGGTCCATACAATATAAAGTAACTCGTTGACCTTGCACAGCCCTAACAGTTGGGAAGAAGTATCATCTACAACTCCAATATTTATCTCCCGGTGAGGCTGATGCCACCCACTTGAAAGTTGCATCAGCAGGGAACATATTTTCTTGCAATCCTCGGTGCTCTTGATTCTTGCCATAGAGATCAGAAAACTTTGATCAAAGCAAACCTATAATTAAGATAAGATATATAGTCACAAAAGATTGAGAACACATGTAAATATTTAAGCTGCTTAAAAAATCTAGAGAAGACTTTTTTTTCCTGCTGCATTTGTGATAATGGTTAAAAAGCGGCTAATACTCATCAATCTCAATACCTTTTCCTTTAAGGAAAGaggattttaattttagtgCACTTTTCAGTGATGATAAACCTACTGAGCTGTAATGAATATCATTTGATAAATTTGTGGTGTGAGAAAAATTTGGGTCTAAGCAAACTGACTGGTCAGGGCAGAGCACAAGTCTGAACTAGTGATCAGAAGAGACCTCTACAAGTGATCATTTACATTGTGTTCGACGGTAACAAGATACATTACAACAAGGAAACATGTTAAGATTAGGAATTTTCTATATGGGATAAATAATGGCAAATCCGCTAATTGACTAACTAGGAATTGCCATGTAATTAGGAAAGAAACTAGATTATGAATTTACCATGTCTCGATGATAAATAAGGATAAAGACACGACTACAAATTCTAGAAGCATACCTTCCATGTTGCTTTTCTAAATAGCAGAGAACTCATATTCAGTAGATCACCAACTTGACCAAGCTCAATCATGGCAGTTGCAATAGCATGAGACAACCTCTCATCCTCATCAGCACTATGAAAACACCCTCGAGCTACCGCATCATAGAGTAATACCTCCCAAATGGAGCCACTATTCATCAAAGTTTCACCATTACCTATTATCCAGAGGCAATACCTGCATAAACAGGGAAAAGTACATCCATAAATCAGCTGTGTACGGTATGAAGGGAAAAATATAGATCAATAGTGTGTACAGTATCAGGGGCACAGATCATACATGTAGGTGTCTGTTAGGACTATTAGTGAGGGTTAGTTGGTTAGTTAAGTCAGTTGTGTTGAAACATTTAGAGTATGTTTATAAACATTAAGCGGAGGTTTAGAGAGAAAGTATCCTTTCAGTTCAGAGGTAGCTGGGACCTTCAAGCAATGGGAACGAGTAGGCCCTTGAAGTTTTGGTGATCTACCTTCATAATTTGGTGAGATTTACCCCATTTTTCTATACATACACTCCTAAGTAGTGGTATTAGAGCTCCTACCCAAGGAGTTAATCATGGCAAGCTTGCAGCTGGTGTCCAGAATAGatgttagaaaatattattgcaGAATATTGAAATGATTTATCATGGGATGATTTTAGAGCAGCAGTAATTAGGTTTCAGCCTACCATGCTGCAGAATTCCAGGGAGCAAGCTAAGAGAATGGAAAATGTTGAAGAGATAGAATCAGACATGTTGTGATAGAGAGCAAACCAGCAAGGCAGAAACACAGATAGTTGGAGACAAATAATACGAGAGATGATGGGAGAACTTGATTAGTTAATGAAGGGAAGGGAAAAAGTCAAACTGCACCACAGAAGGGGGTTTGGGCTGCACAGGGGAAGTAGAAACGGACGGAAAGATGATGTCCCCTGTGGGTGCCGGATGAGGGGGCATCAAGGAGGCATGAACTGACATCAACCATGGACTGGGGGTTGAGCAAGCTAGGCAACCCACCACCCATTCCAGAAGCAAGAGACTCAAGTTCGTTCTATTAGGTAAGTCCAAATGGATTGGGATGTTTTCTATATCGGGTTGGGTATTGTTAGTTGAGCAAGTTAGAGTAATTGGTGGTTGTTAGTTAAGAGTTCTAACAGAGTCTGGCGAAGAAAGGCTATAAAGTGAGAGTGAGTGAAGATCGGGATTACTCTAGATAGTTGAGATTGTTGGTGGAAGAGATCCCAACTTTTGAAATCCTGAAAGGAGCAACAACAGTGTGTATTCATGTTATTAACCTGGGTTCCATTAGTGATCAAGGCCAAAGTTATTTCATCAACAAtgtcatgtattttcttttattcttcttttatttaatttgaatgaGCTAGTGTCTATCATGTTCAAATGGGTTTGGATTTCCTGCAATCAAGAAATCCACAGTCAAACAATCTAGACCATCTGGTCAGATAGGATGACGCGCATTCCAACTTGgcattttgaatcaaattacaAAGTTGAAACATGAGTCGTCTGATCTTGAATGACGGTCCAGATTGCGCAACCTGggaaaatgtatgatttttttactCCATGGGGGACCCAGATCTCATCCAAAGATGGAACTGGAACATCGGAATggaaaattttaagtttttagatGGGCAGGAAAAATCCTAATAAACATTGAAGCTTGCATCACAATAAATTCAACAACAGTAGCAGAGACGAAGGTGGAAATAAATTGTGTCCAACGACTCTAGAGATGCCACATAATTTGGCAGAGGACAAGAACTAACACGAGATATGAGATACAAACTTTTAGGCCAAACTCAACTAGTTAATAAGACGGAGTATTAAGGTAATGAGCTGTTCCAAAAAATACAGATTGGTATTGACAAAGGGTATGATGCTCAAGGAGGTTTATGGGCTGTGCAAATCCCGTGAGACCTTCAAGCAAATACTACAAGTTTGTTCGGTTGACAAAAGGTATGAAGCTTTAACTAAGAGTTGGTAGCAAAGGATCCAAGGAGTTTCTTATTTCACATTTGTATTGTTAGGTGTCTGTTAGAGACTGGATGCCAACGAGTTTGTTCGGTTAGCTTGCTTAGATAGTTGAAGCATATTGCCTATAAATAAGAGGAAAGGTTGAgacttaagagagagagagagagagagagagagagagtatccTATTATTAGAGACGAAATTGGAGCCTTTGCTCCAAGAGAGGAGAAAACTCTTAAGTTATGCTAATGCAGGGTTCTACTAACTTTGTAATTTGAGGAGAATTCTCCCTTGTAAGGCATAAAAGGTTCCTAACACATACCTTGCTCTTGTTAGAGAAACATTAGTTCTTTGAATATTAGAAATGAATCCCACGACTCCCATGCTGTTATGTCTGACAGTAGATATTATTATCACATCCTCTTCACCCCCTTGGAAACCATCAACTGTGGAAACCTTCACGGAAAAGCCATCATTGACATCACCACCAAACCTTTTGTCAAGTGTATCTTGGATTGCAACAACTTGGGCTTTATATGGTGATATGACACCAACGCTAACAGTCTGTTTTCTGGAAACTGATTCTGCAAAGATTCAATGCAtggttgaaagaaaaaagaaaaaaaagtatgattAATAGTACAAATCAAGCAACTCATAACAAGCATTTATAATCTGATTGTTTGCTTTTACTCATCTTCATAAATTAGATCACATTACCTTTATAAAGGTTAAGAACAATCCCAGATACCACAGCTACTTCCACCATATTTCTACGGCTACTCCCTTCATCCAATTCATCCTCTCCAAAAGCAACATCTATGAAAGAGAAGGACTTAAACATATCTGCACTGAGAAAATGCTTCTCATAGTTTTTCTCTTTGACGCTTGGAGAATCCACAAGTTGATTGTCATAAAATTGCATATTGGGAAACAAGCTAATAGATGGATGCATTCGATACTGAACATTGAGAAGGTGTTTTTTATGACCCAAAAGAACGAGCCTTTCAAACAAACTCCTCCCAAATCCTGCCTTATCAGAAATCTGCatattagcaacaaaaaaaatactggGATGTTGAAAATTTGATCATGAATTTTAGAAATGaacatgagagagagagagagaagctTGATAGTTGGAAGTCAAGAACTAACAAGATGGAACGCACCTCACTTTTGACTAGTGCAGGCAACTGTTTCTCGTCTCCAATAAGTACAACATGGCGAAGACCGGGAAGTTGTAGAGGTATATTTGCTTCACATTCTTTCAGTTGGGCAGCTTCATCGATAACCAACATTTCTAGTCTATCAAGACCTTCTGAGTACAATCTAGAAGAACTTGAAGCAGTACAAAATATCATGCGAGATGTTTTGAAACAAAAACTTTTAATTGAATATTCATCGAAAAAATCAGGAAGAATCAACAAATCTCGAAGAGATTTCAGTCTTTTAAGGCATTCTTTCCTGGTCATTCCCAGCTTATACTGCCAATTACAGGAACTTATTTTACATTCATCGTCACAAGATGTAGCAAGGGC
It encodes:
- the LOC11426559 gene encoding helicase SEN1, with product MSFNVEREDLDLASLVEIVFSWTFNDVRNQNFCRHKVEKIPHTFMTVTNYLNSFIPSLVEETHSDLSSSLYGVNRAPFCEILIATPERSKSFISSKFLLYQISVSRTKNDTEDVGPYQPEVGDLIALTDFKPKTVEDLNRPRRYYHIAYVYGSKESSGEISILSSKCIDMEVDSNYLRSNNAPKLYAVYLLNLTTNIRIWKALNSELEGAKMNMIKKVLQADSNNGENCQLCIYGENHIDIAACSKVHTMIQSENLNESQKDAVLSSVSMRECHHSDTIKLIWGPPGTGKTKTVASLLFSLLKFKARTLTCAPTNTAVLEVAARLQNLVEKSLEHDVDTYGLGDIVIFGNRSRMKVDCYRCLQDIFLDYRVSNLLRCFAPFTGWKHYLESMIALLENPSKKYGMYKLDAENSIMSLEQFTMLKHEEVELAYSSYKQHEKNDDPLTLAQFVKKEYHSYKEDKKNSIMTFEQFVKMRFSSIVAELKLCKKTLYTHLPTSLFPFEEMKKIPIALDLLTSLESSMCKAKLKQTLDDHGDGESIFDCLGRLNNTTEDCVCLLRSLLKKISLPNITEKYEIEKFCLMNASLIFCTASSSTRLFTEGMTPIKFLVIDEAAQLKECESAIPLQLPGLHHAVLIGDERQLPAVVKSTVTEEAGYGRSLFERLVSLGYKKHLLNTQYRMHPSISLFPNKEFYEEQLVDAPIVREMSYNRCFLEGKMYASYSFINIAKGKEQRGRGHSSKNMVEAAVISKIIGSLKEEFHRTRKKVSIGIISPYNAQVYEIQEKIKPNNSISDPNFSVSVRSVDGFQGGEEDIIIISTVRSNEDAKIGFLSNRQRANVALTRARHCLWILGNETTLEKSDSIWKELVLDAKERGCFHNADEDKKLAEAIEDALLEIEFLDESESPFKKLSLQGKSETFATTSRGSMSTRGSQYNRGSSRGRGRTRPWQPRW